Proteins co-encoded in one Streptomyces sp. NBC_01283 genomic window:
- a CDS encoding CTP synthase, with translation MQPAAFRNSTATTTKHIFVTGGVASSLGKGLTASSLGALLKARGLRVTMQKLDPYLNVDPGTMNPFQHGEVFVTNDGAETDLDIGHYERFLDVDLDGSANVTTGQVYSQVIAKERRGEYLGDTVQVIPHITNEIKHRIRRMATDDVDVVITEVGGTVGDIESLPFLETVRQVRHEVGRDNVFVVHISLLPYIGPSGELKTKPTQHSVAALRNIGIQPDAIVLRADRDVPTAIKRKISLMCDVDEDAVVACVDAKSIYDIPKVLHTEGLDAYVVRKLDLPFRDVNWTQWEDLLDRVHNPNHEVTIALVGKYIDLPDAYLSVTEALRAGGFANRARVKVKWVTSDDCKTPADAAKQLGDVDGICIPGGFGDRGVTGKVGAITYARENKIPLLGLCLGLQCIVIEAARNLADIPDANSTEFDSATAHPVISTMAEQLDIVAGEGDMGGTMRLGMYPAKLAEGSIAREVYDGKEYVEERHRHRYEVNNAYRAELEKKAGILFSGTSPDGKLVEYVEYPREVHPYLVATQAHPELRSRPTRPHPLFAGLVKASVERQTGK, from the coding sequence ATGCAGCCCGCTGCTTTTCGAAACAGCACAGCCACGACGACCAAGCACATCTTCGTCACCGGGGGTGTCGCGTCTTCCCTCGGGAAGGGGCTGACGGCCTCCAGTCTCGGCGCGCTGCTCAAGGCCAGGGGTCTTCGGGTCACCATGCAGAAGCTCGACCCGTACCTGAACGTCGACCCCGGCACGATGAACCCCTTCCAGCACGGTGAGGTGTTCGTCACGAATGACGGCGCCGAGACCGACCTGGACATCGGTCACTACGAGCGCTTCCTCGACGTCGACCTCGACGGCTCGGCCAACGTCACCACCGGCCAGGTCTACTCGCAGGTCATCGCCAAGGAGCGGCGCGGCGAGTACCTCGGCGACACCGTGCAGGTCATCCCGCACATCACCAACGAGATCAAGCACCGCATCCGCCGCATGGCCACCGACGACGTCGACGTGGTCATCACGGAGGTCGGCGGCACGGTCGGCGACATCGAGTCGCTGCCGTTCCTGGAGACCGTCCGCCAGGTCCGCCACGAGGTCGGCCGCGACAACGTCTTCGTCGTGCACATCTCGCTGCTGCCCTACATCGGCCCGTCCGGTGAGCTGAAGACCAAGCCGACCCAGCACTCCGTCGCGGCCCTGCGCAACATCGGTATCCAGCCCGACGCCATCGTGCTGCGCGCCGACCGCGACGTGCCGACCGCCATCAAGCGCAAGATCTCGCTGATGTGCGACGTCGACGAGGACGCGGTCGTCGCCTGTGTCGACGCCAAGTCGATCTACGACATCCCGAAGGTCCTGCACACCGAGGGCCTCGACGCCTACGTGGTGCGCAAGCTGGACCTGCCGTTCCGCGACGTGAACTGGACCCAGTGGGAGGACCTCCTGGACCGGGTGCACAACCCGAACCACGAGGTCACCATCGCGCTGGTCGGGAAGTACATCGACCTGCCCGACGCCTACCTCTCGGTGACCGAGGCGCTGCGCGCCGGCGGCTTCGCCAACCGTGCCCGCGTCAAGGTCAAGTGGGTCACCTCCGACGACTGCAAGACCCCGGCGGACGCCGCCAAGCAGCTCGGCGACGTCGACGGCATCTGCATCCCCGGCGGCTTCGGCGACCGTGGCGTGACCGGCAAGGTCGGCGCCATCACGTACGCCCGTGAGAACAAGATCCCGCTGCTCGGCCTCTGCCTCGGCCTGCAGTGCATCGTGATCGAGGCCGCCCGCAACCTCGCGGACATCCCCGACGCCAACTCCACGGAGTTCGACTCCGCGACCGCGCACCCGGTCATCTCGACCATGGCGGAGCAGCTGGACATCGTCGCCGGTGAGGGCGACATGGGCGGCACGATGCGGCTGGGCATGTACCCGGCGAAGCTCGCCGAGGGCTCCATCGCGCGCGAGGTCTACGACGGCAAGGAGTACGTCGAGGAGCGCCACCGTCACCGCTACGAGGTGAACAACGCCTACCGCGCCGAGCTCGAGAAGAAGGCCGGCATCCTCTTCTCCGGCACGTCCCCGGACGGCAAGCTCGTCGAGTACGTCGAGTACCCGCGCGAGGTGCACCCCTACCTGGTCGCCACGCAGGCGCACCCGGAGCTGCGCTCGCGCCCGACCCGCCCGCACCCGCTCTTCGCGGGCCTGGTGAAGGCCTCGGTGGAGCGCCAGACGGGTAAGTAG
- a CDS encoding ParA family protein, producing the protein MNESTFAPGGGQPGTSERGQGPVGLEAVGSVAVRTFEARQKPQPTGATQPTSSAPQSMDGHHVNAMAGDRSGENTTHTQLADYEELPQGHFYDPDAEYEPDPEYAATLAPDAARQRRERIGPTGRPLPYFPIPGPLTDHGPAKIIAMCNQKGGVGKTTSTINLGAALAEYGRRVLLVDFDPQGALSVGLGVNPMELDLTVYNLLMERGMSADEVLLKTAVPNMDLLPSNIDLSAAEVQLVSEVARESTLQRALKPLMQDYDYIVIDCQPSLGLLTVNALTAAHKVIVPLECEFFALRGVALLTETIEKVQERLNPDLELDGILATMYDSRTVHSREVLARVVEAFDDHVYHTVIGRTVRFPETTVAGEPITTYASNSVGAAAYRQLAREVLARCHAE; encoded by the coding sequence GTGAATGAGTCGACATTTGCTCCCGGGGGTGGTCAACCAGGAACCTCTGAGCGGGGCCAAGGACCCGTGGGGCTCGAGGCTGTCGGCTCCGTCGCTGTCCGCACCTTCGAAGCCCGCCAGAAACCGCAGCCGACTGGGGCGACCCAGCCGACATCGTCTGCACCCCAGAGCATGGATGGCCATCACGTGAACGCCATGGCCGGCGACCGGAGTGGCGAGAACACCACCCACACCCAACTCGCCGACTACGAGGAACTGCCCCAGGGGCACTTCTACGACCCTGACGCCGAGTACGAGCCCGATCCCGAGTACGCGGCCACGCTGGCCCCGGACGCGGCCCGTCAGCGCCGTGAGCGCATCGGTCCCACGGGACGCCCGCTGCCGTACTTCCCGATTCCGGGTCCGCTGACCGATCACGGTCCCGCGAAGATCATCGCGATGTGCAACCAGAAGGGCGGCGTGGGCAAGACGACGTCGACCATCAACCTGGGTGCCGCGCTCGCGGAGTACGGACGCCGGGTCCTGCTGGTCGACTTCGACCCGCAGGGCGCGCTCTCGGTGGGCCTCGGGGTGAACCCGATGGAGCTGGACCTGACGGTCTACAACCTGCTCATGGAGCGGGGCATGTCGGCCGACGAGGTGCTGCTGAAGACGGCGGTCCCGAACATGGACCTGCTGCCCAGCAACATCGACCTGTCGGCCGCCGAAGTGCAGTTGGTGAGCGAGGTCGCGCGCGAGTCCACGCTGCAGCGGGCGCTGAAGCCGCTGATGCAGGACTACGACTACATCGTGATCGACTGTCAGCCCTCGCTCGGCCTGCTCACCGTGAACGCCCTGACGGCGGCTCACAAGGTGATCGTGCCGCTCGAGTGCGAGTTCTTCGCGCTGCGCGGTGTGGCCCTGCTGACGGAGACCATCGAAAAGGTCCAGGAGCGGCTCAACCCCGACCTGGAGCTCGACGGCATCCTGGCCACCATGTACGACTCCCGCACGGTGCACAGCCGTGAGGTGCTCGCGCGGGTGGTGGAGGCCTTCGACGATCACGTGTACCACACGGTGATCGGACGCACGGTCCGTTTCCCGGAGACCACGGTCGCCGGTGAGCCGATCACGACGTACGCATCGAACTCGGTCGGCGCGGCCGCTTATCGCCAGCTCGCCAGGGAGGTGCTCGCCCGGTGTCACGCCGAGTGA
- a CDS encoding tetratricopeptide repeat protein, which produces MTDQAVDTDGSAAGGAVPRPAPAQTSEGGQFVGRRRELKELRADIDRAGLDTISGRKAPRARVLLIAGRPGSGRTALAEELARQVADAYPDGVLRAQLTEPDGTRVPTERTARELLDALDVPAPAGADEDELAEVLREALSGRRALLLLDGAADAEQVDPLLPDAPECLVVAVSEGPLTGIPDVRPCTLGGLDTAAGVELLSRAAGPVRITVDPRSAESLVEACAAHPAALVLAGGWLSGRPKAAVADLAKQVHDRPEDESAPGALSRMFQLSYASLPGAAARILRYLSLAPAGHIDPHTASALAGCSVSAARTTLDDFVKLGLVRAVDSPLPQYELPACLVPLLRARTESQDRAAEVQLARARMLERTVRLLQSCRAITEPDGSGARKKLAGLPRALRFPSPAAASEWLRIRQPALLAAARLAVADGELDTLARRLMAALTRALVAHRGTEEAAPELYGIHRLVLDVAERRNLPREKAAALLNLADLDARTGRTQEALVRYRLALDAGREANDPYATGRAMESVGGAHQELGDWSRASDWFGRALAHRLARDERTDAARLYGRIATAHTYAGRYGEALRNWSSAVTGHRKTGDVAGQARALSELARVQEYAGRPEESLRTCQEAVEWARQAGDVRLQAALQLRLADTLDRLGDPAAARLHRSAAERMLGSELDEVTGLASKDGATASAYEIRSASAED; this is translated from the coding sequence GTGACGGATCAGGCGGTCGACACGGACGGTTCGGCGGCGGGCGGCGCGGTGCCCCGGCCCGCTCCGGCCCAGACTTCCGAGGGCGGTCAATTCGTCGGCCGTCGCAGGGAGTTGAAAGAGCTCCGCGCCGACATCGACCGCGCGGGGCTCGACACCATCTCGGGCCGCAAGGCGCCACGGGCCCGGGTGCTCCTCATCGCGGGCCGCCCCGGATCCGGCCGCACCGCACTCGCCGAGGAACTCGCCCGGCAGGTCGCCGACGCCTACCCCGACGGGGTGCTGCGCGCCCAGCTCACCGAACCCGACGGCACGCGCGTGCCCACGGAACGCACCGCCCGCGAACTCCTGGACGCCCTCGATGTGCCCGCACCGGCGGGCGCGGACGAGGACGAGCTCGCCGAAGTGCTCCGCGAGGCCCTCTCCGGACGCCGGGCCCTGCTCCTCCTGGACGGGGCCGCGGACGCCGAGCAGGTCGACCCGCTGCTCCCGGACGCGCCCGAGTGCCTGGTCGTCGCCGTGTCGGAGGGCCCGCTCACCGGGATCCCGGACGTGCGGCCGTGCACGCTGGGCGGCCTGGACACCGCGGCGGGCGTCGAACTGCTCTCCCGTGCGGCGGGCCCGGTGCGCATCACCGTCGACCCGCGGTCCGCGGAGAGCCTGGTCGAGGCGTGCGCCGCGCACCCCGCCGCGCTCGTCCTGGCCGGCGGCTGGCTCTCCGGGCGGCCCAAGGCGGCCGTCGCCGACCTGGCCAAGCAGGTGCACGACCGGCCCGAGGACGAATCGGCGCCCGGCGCGCTCTCCCGCATGTTCCAGCTCTCGTACGCCTCGCTGCCCGGGGCGGCCGCGCGGATACTGCGTTACCTCTCCCTCGCCCCCGCCGGTCACATCGACCCGCACACCGCGTCCGCGCTCGCCGGCTGCTCGGTCTCCGCGGCCCGCACGACCCTGGACGACTTCGTGAAGCTCGGCCTGGTCAGGGCCGTGGATTCACCGCTTCCGCAGTACGAGCTGCCGGCCTGCCTGGTGCCGCTCCTGCGGGCGCGCACCGAGAGCCAGGACCGGGCCGCCGAGGTGCAGCTCGCGCGGGCCAGGATGCTGGAGCGGACCGTGCGCCTCCTCCAGTCCTGCCGGGCGATCACGGAGCCGGACGGCTCCGGGGCCCGCAAGAAGCTCGCGGGCCTGCCGCGCGCCCTGCGGTTCCCCAGCCCCGCCGCGGCCTCGGAGTGGCTGCGCATCCGGCAGCCCGCCCTGCTGGCCGCCGCACGCCTCGCGGTCGCCGACGGGGAGCTCGACACCCTCGCGCGACGCCTGATGGCGGCCCTGACACGGGCCCTGGTCGCCCACCGGGGCACGGAGGAGGCGGCTCCGGAGCTGTACGGAATCCACCGGCTCGTCCTCGATGTCGCCGAACGCCGGAATCTGCCCCGTGAGAAGGCGGCGGCCCTCCTGAATCTCGCGGATCTGGACGCGCGGACGGGACGCACGCAGGAGGCGCTGGTGCGCTATCGGCTCGCTCTGGACGCCGGACGGGAAGCAAATGATCCGTACGCGACCGGTCGCGCGATGGAATCCGTAGGTGGTGCCCACCAGGAGCTGGGGGACTGGTCGCGGGCCTCGGACTGGTTCGGGCGCGCCCTCGCCCATCGGCTCGCGCGCGACGAGCGCACCGACGCCGCCCGCCTCTACGGCCGCATCGCGACGGCGCACACCTATGCGGGCCGCTACGGCGAGGCGCTGCGCAACTGGAGCTCCGCCGTCACCGGGCACCGCAAGACCGGTGATGTGGCGGGCCAGGCGCGGGCGTTGAGCGAGCTGGCGCGGGTGCAGGAGTACGCCGGGCGACCCGAGGAGTCGCTGCGCACCTGCCAGGAGGCCGTCGAGTGGGCGCGGCAGGCCGGTGACGTACGTCTCCAGGCGGCGCTTCAGCTCAGGCTGGCCGACACCCTGGACCGGCTCGGCGACCCGGCTGCCGCCCGGCTGCACCGCAGTGCCGCCGAGCGCATGCTGGGAAGTGAGCTCGACGAGGTCACAGGGCTTGCATCGAAAGATGGAGCAACGGCTTCCGCCTACGAAATCCGTAGCGCTTCCGCAGAAGATTGA
- a CDS encoding NUDIX domain-containing protein: MTIKDTAEEWQVTATQTPFVGNKTSVRTDDVVMPDGTVVTRDYQVHPGSVAVVALDDVGRVLVLRQYRHPVRHKLWEIPAGLLDVPGENPLHAAQRELYEEAHVKAEDWRVLTDVYTTPGGCDEAVRIFLARDLSEADGERFEVSEEESDMELARVPLDELVRGVLAGELHNNCLVVGVLSLTAALAGDGVDALRPADAPWPARPFEA; encoded by the coding sequence ATGACGATCAAGGACACTGCCGAGGAGTGGCAGGTCACGGCCACGCAGACGCCCTTCGTGGGGAACAAGACCTCCGTCCGTACGGACGACGTGGTCATGCCCGACGGCACGGTCGTCACCCGTGACTACCAGGTGCACCCCGGGTCGGTCGCCGTGGTCGCCCTGGACGACGTGGGCCGCGTCCTGGTCCTGCGCCAGTACCGCCACCCCGTCCGCCACAAGCTCTGGGAGATCCCGGCCGGGCTGCTCGACGTCCCCGGCGAGAACCCCCTGCACGCGGCCCAGCGCGAGCTCTACGAAGAGGCGCACGTCAAGGCCGAGGACTGGCGCGTCCTGACCGACGTCTACACCACGCCCGGCGGCTGCGACGAGGCCGTGCGGATCTTCCTGGCCCGCGATCTGTCCGAGGCCGACGGCGAGCGCTTCGAGGTCTCCGAGGAGGAGTCCGACATGGAGCTGGCGCGCGTACCGCTCGACGAGCTCGTACGCGGTGTGCTCGCCGGAGAACTGCACAACAACTGCCTCGTCGTGGGCGTCCTTTCGCTGACCGCCGCACTGGCGGGCGACGGCGTCGACGCGCTGCGTCCCGCCGACGCGCCCTGGCCGGCGCGCCCCTTCGAGGCCTGA
- the ald gene encoding alanine dehydrogenase translates to MKVGIPREVKNNEFRVAITPAGVHELVRHGHQVVIERNAGVGSSITDAEYVSAGARILDTADEVWATADLLLKVKEPVAEEYHRLRKDQTLFTYLHLAASKECTDALLDSGTTAIAYETVETANRALPLLAPMSEVAGRLAPQVGAYHLMAANGGRGVLPGGVPGVAAGKAVVIGGGVSGWNAMQIAIGMGFHVTLLDKDINKLKEADKIFGTKIQTVVSNAFELEKACLEADLVIGAVLIPGAKAPKLVTNELVSRMKPGSVLVDIAIDQGGCFEDSHPTTHAEPTFPIHNSVFYCVANMPGAVPNTSTYALTNATMPYIVELANRGWVEALRRDKALALGLNTHDGKVVYKEVAESHGLEHVELETLLG, encoded by the coding sequence GTGAAGGTCGGCATCCCCCGCGAGGTCAAGAACAACGAGTTCCGGGTGGCCATCACCCCCGCCGGCGTGCATGAGCTGGTGCGCCACGGCCACCAGGTCGTCATCGAGCGGAACGCCGGGGTCGGCTCCTCGATCACGGACGCGGAGTACGTCTCCGCGGGCGCCCGGATCCTGGACACCGCCGACGAGGTCTGGGCCACCGCGGACCTCCTCCTGAAGGTCAAGGAGCCGGTCGCGGAGGAGTACCACCGCCTCCGCAAGGACCAGACCCTCTTCACCTACCTGCACCTGGCGGCGTCCAAGGAGTGCACGGACGCGCTCCTGGACTCCGGCACGACCGCCATCGCGTACGAGACCGTCGAGACCGCGAACCGCGCGCTCCCGCTGCTCGCCCCGATGTCCGAGGTCGCGGGCCGCCTGGCCCCGCAGGTCGGCGCCTACCACCTGATGGCCGCCAACGGCGGCCGCGGTGTCCTGCCCGGCGGTGTCCCCGGTGTCGCGGCCGGCAAGGCCGTCGTCATCGGCGGCGGCGTCTCCGGCTGGAACGCCATGCAGATCGCCATCGGCATGGGCTTCCACGTGACCCTGCTCGACAAGGACATCAACAAGCTCAAGGAGGCGGACAAGATCTTCGGCACGAAGATCCAGACCGTCGTCTCCAACGCCTTCGAGCTCGAGAAGGCCTGCCTCGAGGCCGACCTCGTCATCGGCGCCGTCCTCATCCCGGGTGCGAAGGCCCCCAAGCTCGTCACCAACGAGCTCGTGTCGCGCATGAAGCCGGGAAGTGTCCTTGTCGACATCGCGATCGACCAGGGCGGCTGCTTCGAGGACTCGCACCCGACGACGCACGCCGAGCCGACCTTCCCGATCCACAACTCGGTGTTCTACTGCGTCGCCAACATGCCCGGCGCGGTGCCCAACACCTCGACGTACGCGCTGACCAACGCGACGATGCCGTACATCGTCGAGTTGGCGAACCGCGGCTGGGTCGAGGCGCTCCGCCGCGACAAGGCCCTCGCCCTGGGCCTCAACACCCATGACGGCAAGGTCGTTTACAAGGAGGTCGCCGAGTCGCACGGTCTCGAGCACGTGGAGCTGGAGACGCTCCTCGGCTGA
- a CDS encoding glycoside hydrolase family 15 protein: MHVAGRIEDYALIGDMQTAALVCRDGTVDWLCLPRFDSHAIFAGLLGTEEHGFWRLGPAHSPDAPPPTAARRTYRGDSLILESEWDTPRGTVRVTDFMPPRDTDAPQLVRIVEGVSGRVPMRSALRMRFSYGRVVPWVHKVDGRTVAVAGPDSVWLDTSAETFGKDLTTYSDFTVAPGDRIAFTISWQPSHKEPPAPAEPENALVATQDFWREWVDHCTYHGPYREAVVRSLITLKALTYAPTGGIVAAPTTSLPEDVGGSRNWDYRYTWLRDAAITLSSLLRTGYREEARAWREWLLRAVAGDPENLQIMYGIAGERELGEAELDWLPGYEGSTPVRAGNGAAHQLQLDVYGEVTEALHLAHMTGLARSDYASLLQLKLIRYLETNWDQPDEGIWEVRGPRRHFVHSKVMVWVAVDRTIKLIESGDADGPLEKWRELRDDIHRDVCEKGYDKERNTFTQSYGSKELDASLLLIPQMGFLPPDDKRVIGTIEAIQRELSTSDGFILRYPTTGDDAGVDGLEGDEGAFLACSFWMADDLAMIGRVDEARKLFEKLLALRNDLGLLAEEWDPRLQRQVGNFPQAFSHVPLIDTALRLTASGAYGG; the protein is encoded by the coding sequence ATGCACGTGGCCGGGCGCATCGAGGATTACGCACTCATCGGAGACATGCAGACCGCTGCCCTGGTCTGCCGGGACGGCACGGTCGACTGGCTGTGCCTGCCCCGCTTCGACTCTCACGCCATCTTCGCCGGATTGCTCGGCACGGAGGAGCACGGATTCTGGCGTCTCGGGCCCGCTCACAGCCCCGACGCACCACCGCCGACCGCCGCGCGGCGCACCTACCGCGGCGACTCGCTGATCCTGGAATCCGAGTGGGACACCCCGCGCGGCACGGTCCGCGTGACCGATTTCATGCCGCCGCGCGACACGGACGCCCCGCAGCTCGTGCGGATCGTCGAGGGCGTCAGCGGCCGGGTACCGATGCGCTCCGCCCTGCGGATGCGTTTCAGTTACGGCCGAGTGGTGCCCTGGGTGCACAAGGTCGACGGGCGCACGGTGGCCGTCGCGGGGCCCGACTCGGTGTGGCTCGACACGTCGGCCGAGACCTTCGGCAAGGACCTCACGACGTACTCGGACTTCACGGTCGCGCCCGGTGACCGGATCGCGTTCACCATCTCGTGGCAGCCCTCGCACAAGGAGCCGCCCGCGCCCGCCGAGCCGGAGAACGCCCTCGTGGCCACGCAGGACTTCTGGCGCGAGTGGGTGGATCACTGCACGTACCACGGCCCGTACCGCGAGGCCGTGGTCCGCTCGCTGATCACGCTGAAGGCCCTGACGTACGCCCCCACGGGCGGCATCGTCGCGGCGCCCACGACGTCGCTGCCGGAGGACGTCGGCGGCTCCCGCAACTGGGACTACCGCTACACCTGGCTGCGCGACGCCGCGATCACCCTCTCCTCGCTGCTGCGCACCGGGTACCGCGAGGAGGCCCGCGCCTGGCGCGAGTGGCTGCTGCGCGCGGTGGCCGGCGACCCCGAGAACCTGCAGATCATGTACGGCATCGCGGGCGAGCGTGAGCTCGGCGAGGCGGAGCTCGACTGGCTGCCGGGATACGAGGGCTCGACACCGGTGCGGGCGGGCAACGGCGCCGCGCACCAGCTCCAGCTCGACGTGTACGGCGAGGTCACCGAGGCCCTGCACCTGGCGCACATGACGGGCCTGGCCCGCAGTGACTACGCCTCGCTGCTCCAGCTCAAGCTGATCCGGTACCTGGAGACGAACTGGGACCAGCCGGACGAGGGCATCTGGGAGGTCCGCGGCCCGCGCCGGCACTTCGTGCACTCCAAGGTGATGGTCTGGGTCGCCGTGGACCGCACGATCAAGCTCATCGAGTCCGGCGACGCGGACGGCCCCCTGGAGAAGTGGCGCGAGCTGCGCGACGACATCCACCGGGACGTCTGCGAGAAGGGCTACGACAAGGAGCGGAACACGTTCACGCAGTCGTACGGCTCCAAGGAGCTGGACGCCTCGCTGCTGCTCATCCCGCAGATGGGCTTCCTGCCGCCGGACGACAAGCGCGTGATCGGCACGATCGAGGCGATCCAGCGGGAGCTCTCGACGTCGGACGGCTTCATCCTGCGCTACCCCACGACCGGCGACGACGCGGGCGTGGACGGCCTGGAGGGTGACGAGGGTGCCTTCCTGGCCTGCTCGTTCTGGATGGCGGACGACCTGGCGATGATCGGTCGGGTGGACGAGGCCCGCAAGCTCTTCGAGAAGCTGCTCGCGCTCCGCAACGATCTGGGGCTCCTCGCGGAGGAGTGGGATCCGCGGCTGCAGCGCCAGGTCGGCAACTTCCCGCAGGCCTTCAGCCACGTGCCGCTGATCGACACGGCACTGCGGCTGACCGCCAGCGGGGCGTACGGCGGCTAG